Proteins from one Bombyx mori chromosome 25, ASM3026992v2 genomic window:
- the LOC101746420 gene encoding uncharacterized protein LOC101746420: MIYKWWHAFVRKRTKPIPEDKAILWKRRLSFAYALFAWNAFGLVVYSAYKGKADWAHYYGIKSDEEKSIPPGYAWANTLGIKNAKVYRISGFKKVDEYDIVDGEMVTKDKVETNT, from the exons ATGATTTATAAATGGTGGCATGCGTTCGTTCGTAAGCGGACAAAACCTATTCCCGAAGACAAAGCTATTCTATGGAAACGACGATTGAGTTTTGCCTATGCTCTATTTGCCTGGAATGCTTTTGGTTTAGTAGTTTATAGTGCTTATAAAGGAAAGGCTGATTGGGCTCACTACTATGGAATTAAAAGTGACGAAGAAAAATCCATACCTCCAG GTTATGCCTGGGCTAATACTCTTGGTATAAAAAATGCTAAAGTTTATAGAATATCTGGATTCAAGAAGGTTGATGAATATGATATTGTAGACGGGGAGATGGTTACTAAAGATAAAGTTGAAACAAATACATAG